Proteins encoded by one window of Fusobacterium varium:
- a CDS encoding IS256 family transposase, with the protein MEGKRNIINALINEYDIKTAEDIQDALKDLLGVTIQEMLEAEMTQHLGYDLYERSESTNARNGRKKIILSKYGDTEIEVPQDREGTFEPQIVKKRQKDISDIEDKIISMYAKGMTTRQISEQVEDIYGFEASEGLVSNITDKLLPKIKEWQQRPLSSIYPIVFVDAIHFSVRDNGIIKKKAAYIILGINEEGKKDVLTIEIGENESSKYWLGVFNNLKNRGVKDILILCADGLSGMKEAISVAFPKTEYQRCIVHQVRNTLKYVNYKDKKKFAEDLKSIYQAPSEQIALKNLEEVTEKWEKVYPNSMKSWSKNWDAISPIFKFSMEVRKVIYTTNAIESLNSVYRRLNSQRSVFPSDTALLKALYLATFEATKKWTSALRNWGKIYGELQIMFEERLS; encoded by the coding sequence ATTGAAGGAAAAAGAAATATCATCAATGCTTTAATTAACGAATATGATATTAAAACTGCTGAAGATATACAAGATGCTTTAAAAGATTTGCTTGGTGTAACTATTCAAGAAATGCTTGAAGCTGAAATGACTCAACATCTTGGGTATGATCTTTATGAACGTTCTGAGTCTACTAATGCTCGTAATGGGAGAAAAAAAATCATTCTTAGTAAATATGGTGATACTGAAATTGAAGTTCCTCAAGATAGAGAAGGAACTTTTGAACCACAAATTGTAAAAAAACGTCAAAAAGATATTTCTGACATAGAAGATAAGATAATTTCTATGTATGCTAAAGGAATGACTACGCGCCAAATTTCTGAGCAAGTTGAAGATATTTACGGCTTTGAAGCAAGTGAAGGGCTAGTTTCTAATATTACTGATAAATTACTTCCTAAAATTAAAGAATGGCAACAAAGACCACTTTCTAGCATTTATCCAATTGTATTTGTTGATGCGATTCATTTTTCAGTGAGAGATAATGGAATAATTAAGAAAAAAGCTGCATATATAATTCTTGGCATTAATGAAGAAGGAAAAAAAGATGTTTTAACTATTGAAATAGGAGAAAATGAAAGTAGTAAATATTGGCTAGGAGTATTTAATAACTTAAAAAATAGAGGAGTTAAAGACATTTTAATTCTTTGTGCAGATGGATTATCTGGAATGAAAGAAGCTATCTCTGTAGCTTTTCCAAAGACTGAATACCAACGTTGTATAGTACATCAAGTACGTAATACTTTAAAATATGTTAATTACAAAGATAAAAAGAAATTTGCAGAAGATTTGAAGAGTATTTATCAAGCTCCATCAGAACAAATAGCACTTAAAAACTTAGAAGAAGTTACGGAAAAATGGGAAAAAGTATATCCAAATTCAATGAAAAGTTGGAGTAAAAACTGGGATGCAATAAGTCCAATTTTCAAATTTTCAATGGAGGTAAGAAAAGTAATTTATACAACTAATGCTATAGAAAGTTTAAATAGTGTATATCGTCGTTTAAATAGCCAAAGAAGTGTTTTTCCAAGTGATACAGCACTATTAAAGGCTTTGTATTTAGCAACTTTTGAAGCGACTAAAAAATGGACATCAGCATTAAGAAATTGGGGAAAAATTTATGGAGAGCTTCAAATAATGTTTGAAGAGCGTTTATCTTAA
- a CDS encoding restriction endonuclease: MSIFALKVSEDMRVPIFTSLKGEGIARFTWSYVEEGNLLTIKEQIENQGWNSLSDDQKECWKANFMLNIQPNDYIVYINVPSYGECTIAQVTSEYFWGWDSYKMDGSHCLHIDKDSIQVFNRNDEGIPSNLSRRFKLQGKYWKIYLETEFTKLVEDLKEGRLSGKNATPESRLTNCINSNVKPYLAKICEELQKFHTGKHLEELIASILKTIPNVKNVQIKSGASDKGGDIIFEYENELGNILGFQKVEKVAIQVKSYEGTISNSRAIEDLRNVFNHDNEITTGIIMTTATVVDDNFDKKLTDLEREFPGKNVSIIHGSDFASWILKYGYSKEI; the protein is encoded by the coding sequence ATGAGTATATTTGCTTTAAAAGTTTCAGAGGATATGAGAGTTCCTATCTTCACATCACTAAAAGGAGAGGGAATAGCACGTTTTACTTGGTCTTATGTAGAGGAAGGTAATCTTTTAACTATCAAGGAACAAATCGAAAATCAAGGTTGGAATAGCTTAAGTGATGATCAAAAAGAGTGTTGGAAAGCTAATTTTATGCTAAATATTCAACCTAATGACTATATTGTATATATCAATGTTCCTAGCTATGGAGAGTGTACTATTGCTCAAGTTACTAGTGAGTATTTCTGGGGTTGGGATAGCTATAAGATGGACGGAAGCCACTGTTTACATATTGATAAAGATTCTATCCAAGTATTCAACAGAAATGATGAAGGAATACCTTCTAATTTATCTAGAAGATTCAAACTTCAAGGAAAATATTGGAAAATTTATTTAGAAACTGAATTTACCAAACTGGTTGAGGACTTAAAAGAAGGGCGTTTAAGTGGAAAAAATGCTACTCCTGAAAGTAGATTAACCAATTGTATTAATTCTAATGTTAAGCCTTATTTAGCTAAAATTTGTGAAGAACTACAAAAATTCCATACTGGAAAACACTTAGAAGAGTTAATTGCAAGTATTCTAAAAACTATTCCTAACGTTAAAAATGTACAAATCAAATCAGGTGCTTCAGATAAAGGTGGAGATATCATATTTGAGTATGAAAATGAATTAGGAAATATTTTAGGATTTCAAAAAGTTGAAAAAGTAGCTATTCAAGTAAAATCATATGAAGGTACTATATCTAATTCTAGAGCTATAGAAGATTTAAGAAATGTATTTAATCATGATAATGAGATTACTACTGGTATTATTATGACTACAGCAACAGTAGTAGATGATAATTTTGATAAAAAATTAACAGATTTAGAAAGAGAATTTCCTGGAAAAAATGTTTCCATTATCCATGGAAGTGATTTTGCTAGTTGGATTCTAAAATATGGATATAGTAAGGAAATTTAG
- a CDS encoding restriction endonuclease subunit S, producing the protein MKIKLGEYVEVINPIPVKKSEQETEYKVIFPANIVDSKVITFEYGEINLKKQVEEKYFLKENDILFQVKGTKFESILITKTVENLLPSNSYLILRVDTDVINPKYLQWLLKTKTLSDYFEKNTSGAIIKLVRKNTITDLEINLPSLEEQKEIVKMILAFEKEKENTLKYLEMKEELIEAVVTEKYKGDC; encoded by the coding sequence ATGAAAATAAAATTGGGAGAATATGTAGAGGTGATAAATCCTATTCCTGTAAAAAAGAGTGAGCAAGAAACTGAATATAAGGTAATATTTCCAGCAAATATAGTTGATAGTAAAGTAATAACATTTGAATATGGAGAAATTAACTTAAAAAAACAAGTTGAAGAAAAGTATTTTCTAAAGGAAAATGATATTTTATTCCAAGTTAAAGGAACAAAGTTTGAATCTATTTTGATAACTAAAACTGTGGAAAATTTGTTACCTAGTAACTCATACTTAATTTTAAGAGTTGATACTGATGTAATAAATCCTAAATATCTTCAATGGTTATTAAAAACAAAAACTTTATCTGACTATTTTGAGAAAAATACGTCAGGAGCTATCATTAAATTAGTTAGAAAGAATACTATTACTGATTTAGAAATAAATCTACCATCATTAGAAGAACAAAAAGAAATAGTAAAAATGATATTAGCTTTTGAGAAGGAAAAAGAAAATACTCTAAAATATTTGGAGATGAAAGAAGAATTAATAGAAGCTGTTGTTACAGAGAAATATAAGGGGGATTGTTAA
- a CDS encoding N-6 DNA methylase translates to MQILRRYGFSENVEKALIIIQQLGEFYISLKEEQNFLREPYYLVKNLEKIDFYEKEDKKCIERYLESICESHQFLKEYKSFIEQFSNEDFKEFFTFKKIYSQDLARGLYKDISLKIIDKIDSIKSINDTTPKEINIIIRDILKVKKEESFLDFAFGKGSLAIQVANKSVYGMEIDAFCREIAQLMLEIANKEGEIKLGDALKDKIDEADVVVSNPPFVLNISSNEDKEYLQWGNPLRASDTHFISLALSKMKSRGALVLPQGALFRGGAEGEVRKKIIEEGYIEGIISLPNNIMNFTGIPISIVFLRKDKVVDKVFMLDATKDFFKKVRGGVVIEDKTLERIIDIYNNFEEIEGISKIVSVKEILENDGVLNVGRYIEVKVEQINSTNLLKEIKETWNRVEEFKKESDLILEKLMQN, encoded by the coding sequence ATGCAAATTTTAAGAAGATATGGTTTTAGTGAAAATGTAGAAAAAGCATTAATCATTATTCAACAGTTAGGAGAATTTTATATTAGTTTAAAAGAAGAGCAAAATTTTTTAAGGGAACCCTATTATCTAGTAAAAAATTTAGAAAAAATTGATTTCTATGAGAAGGAAGATAAAAAGTGTATTGAAAGATATTTAGAAAGTATATGTGAGTCTCATCAATTTTTGAAAGAATATAAATCCTTTATTGAACAATTTTCTAATGAGGATTTTAAAGAATTTTTCACTTTTAAAAAAATATACAGTCAAGATTTAGCTAGAGGGTTGTATAAGGATATTTCTTTAAAAATAATAGATAAAATAGATAGTATTAAATCAATAAATGATACAACTCCTAAAGAAATCAATATTATTATAAGAGATATTTTAAAAGTAAAAAAAGAAGAAAGTTTTCTAGATTTTGCTTTTGGAAAAGGAAGTTTAGCTATTCAAGTTGCTAATAAAAGTGTTTATGGAATGGAGATAGATGCTTTTTGTAGAGAAATAGCTCAATTAATGCTAGAAATAGCTAATAAAGAAGGAGAAATTAAATTAGGAGATGCATTAAAAGATAAAATTGATGAAGCTGATGTGGTGGTTTCTAATCCACCTTTTGTATTGAATATTTCATCAAATGAAGATAAAGAATATTTACAATGGGGAAACCCTCTAAGGGCATCAGATACACACTTTATTTCTTTAGCTCTAAGTAAGATGAAAAGTAGAGGAGCTTTAGTTTTACCACAAGGAGCTTTATTTAGAGGAGGAGCAGAGGGCGAAGTAAGAAAAAAAATAATAGAAGAGGGATACATAGAAGGAATTATATCTTTACCCAATAATATAATGAACTTTACAGGAATACCTATAAGTATAGTATTTCTAAGAAAAGATAAAGTTGTAGATAAGGTTTTTATGCTTGATGCTACTAAAGACTTTTTTAAGAAAGTAAGAGGTGGTGTAGTTATAGAAGATAAAACTTTAGAAAGAATAATTGATATATATAATAACTTTGAGGAAATAGAAGGGATATCTAAAATAGTATCTGTAAAGGAAATACTTGAAAATGATGGAGTATTAAATGTAGGAAGATATATAGAAGTAAAAGTTGAGCAAATTAATTCTACAAATTTATTAAAAGAAATAAAAGAAACTTGGAATAGGGTAGAAGAGTTTAAAAAAGAAAGCGACTTAATATTAGAAAAATTAATGCAAAACTAG
- a CDS encoding AAA family ATPase gives MFKKPMLTDNYIKHGNYILGPLKTKEENGECCFISEASNKQQLRRYQYKKIAGNIAKVTYVDNLYGETDFEFLYNNEELLNYELVDYITPEQLLEIYFKGIKENEYLTQKEIDNVYKKLKSKTLFSVNKAEREKIIKEIFTANSAYNSLKKELIDIILKSEKDREELFEELQKKYPAKFNTNQVEEITTSKKKIIKSKVVSEEKLLEDKENLTKEIKKLTKDKEVLVKEVNEYNKDKENLEKEIKNSNKTLKEITQEYRDLEDNIEKLVTTKQEKESEIEKLNEEVQKLKNSNKNKILELHELETEKKDLEKQLSKYEDKNKAEYKELLNNSIEKLKEAYSRKKFDDFTLKAIDEIMGTNEKEKNKINEKETTNYPIIEKEINEKDFIEFLYEFINSTAKRKISRNEVINIILCLSQGFLTIFAGEPGTGKTSLCNILGKALGLFKQENSRYLEVSIEKGWTSKRDFIGYYNPLSQKFDSMNKIVFDGFELLDKEKKNKNEIYPFIITLDEANLSPMEYYWADFMNNCDLENEYRNINMGENYIYNLPKNLRFLATINYDHTTEVLSPRLIDRAWIILLEISSIDINNLININIPAEETMIKYEILEKFINIDNLELDKTSIGILNKVISCMREAGISISPRVLKMIKNYCVIGNKYFDISENKYIALDYAISQKLLPLLEGYGSEYEKFLNKLKNTIGEELPKAKYLLENIIIKGNNNMKHFNFFCK, from the coding sequence ATGTTTAAAAAGCCAATGTTAACAGATAACTATATCAAACATGGAAATTATATTTTAGGACCATTGAAAACAAAAGAAGAAAATGGAGAATGTTGTTTTATTTCTGAAGCATCAAATAAACAACAACTTCGTAGATATCAGTATAAAAAAATAGCAGGAAATATAGCTAAAGTAACTTATGTAGATAATTTATATGGTGAAACAGATTTTGAGTTTTTATATAATAATGAAGAGCTACTTAATTATGAATTAGTTGATTATATTACACCAGAACAATTGCTAGAAATATATTTTAAAGGAATTAAAGAAAATGAATATTTAACTCAAAAAGAAATTGATAATGTTTATAAAAAATTAAAATCTAAAACTTTATTTAGTGTGAATAAAGCAGAGAGAGAAAAGATTATAAAAGAAATTTTTACAGCAAATTCTGCTTACAATAGTCTAAAAAAAGAATTAATAGATATTATTTTAAAATCAGAAAAAGATAGGGAAGAGTTATTTGAAGAGCTACAAAAAAAATATCCAGCAAAATTTAATACGAATCAAGTAGAAGAAATAACTACTTCTAAAAAGAAAATAATTAAATCTAAAGTAGTAAGTGAAGAGAAATTATTAGAAGATAAGGAAAATCTAACAAAAGAGATTAAAAAACTTACTAAAGATAAAGAAGTATTAGTAAAAGAAGTTAATGAATATAATAAAGATAAAGAAAATTTAGAAAAGGAAATAAAAAATTCAAATAAAACTTTAAAAGAAATAACTCAAGAATATCGAGATTTAGAAGATAACATAGAAAAATTAGTAACTACTAAACAAGAAAAAGAATCAGAAATAGAGAAACTGAATGAAGAAGTTCAAAAATTAAAAAATAGTAATAAGAATAAAATACTTGAGTTACATGAGTTAGAAACTGAAAAGAAAGATTTAGAAAAACAATTGTCAAAATATGAAGATAAAAATAAAGCTGAATATAAAGAACTTTTAAATAATAGTATAGAAAAATTAAAAGAAGCATATTCTAGGAAAAAATTTGATGATTTTACTTTAAAAGCTATAGATGAAATAATGGGTACAAATGAAAAAGAAAAAAATAAAATAAATGAGAAGGAAACAACAAATTATCCTATTATAGAAAAAGAAATAAATGAAAAAGATTTTATAGAGTTTTTATATGAATTTATCAATTCTACAGCTAAAAGAAAAATATCTAGAAATGAAGTTATTAATATAATTTTATGTTTATCACAAGGATTTCTAACTATATTTGCAGGAGAACCTGGAACTGGAAAGACTTCTTTATGTAATATTTTAGGAAAAGCTCTAGGTCTTTTCAAACAAGAGAATAGTAGATATTTGGAAGTTTCAATTGAAAAAGGATGGACTTCAAAAAGAGATTTTATTGGTTATTATAATCCACTCTCTCAAAAATTTGATAGTATGAATAAAATAGTTTTTGATGGATTTGAGTTACTAGATAAAGAGAAAAAAAATAAAAATGAAATATATCCGTTTATAATAACTTTAGATGAAGCTAACTTAAGCCCAATGGAATATTATTGGGCAGATTTTATGAATAATTGTGATTTAGAAAATGAATATAGAAATATAAATATGGGAGAAAATTATATCTATAATTTACCTAAAAATCTTAGATTCTTAGCTACTATAAATTATGACCATACAACTGAGGTTTTATCTCCTAGATTAATAGATAGAGCATGGATAATTTTATTAGAAATAAGTTCAATAGATATCAATAACTTAATAAATATTAATATCCCAGCTGAAGAAACAATGATAAAATATGAGATTTTAGAAAAATTTATAAATATAGATAATTTAGAATTAGATAAAACAAGTATTGGAATTTTAAACAAAGTTATAAGTTGTATGAGAGAAGCAGGAATAAGTATTAGTCCAAGAGTTTTAAAAATGATAAAGAACTATTGTGTAATAGGTAATAAATATTTTGATATATCAGAAAATAAATATATTGCACTAGATTATGCAATTAGTCAAAAGTTATTACCACTTTTAGAAGGGTATGGAAGTGAATATGAAAAATTCTTAAATAAATTAAAAAATACTATTGGAGAAGAATTACCTAAAGCAAAATATTTATTAGAGAATATAATAATAAAAGGAAATAATAATATGAAACATTTTAATTTTTTCTGCAAGTAA